The Misgurnus anguillicaudatus chromosome 15, ASM2758022v2, whole genome shotgun sequence genome has a window encoding:
- the kcnj1a.1 gene encoding ATP-sensitive inward rectifier potassium channel 1a.1, translating to MTHSLREVFKEYMSERRIRKSRLVNKDGRCNIEYGNVMHKNRFAYLLDIWTTFVETRWRYVILHFVASFTLSWFIFGLVWYWIARNNGDLTWQNPPEDHVSCVANVVCMTTAFLYSLETQTTIGYGNRYITYLCPGAVTLIIIQSLMGSIINCFWCGVIMTKIALPKKRAKTIQFSESAVICPKKGTLCLQIRVANLRKTLMIGSQIYGKLLRTTVTPEGETIILDQVNIDFTVDAGMDNLFFVCPLTLYHVIDKASPFYEMAVDTLHQQEFELVVFLDGTAESTSSSCQVRTSYIPQEIMWGYDFLPIISRTKEGKYRVDFSNFCKVVAVPTAHCSRCYHNEAGHHHHSITGIENQGFEAIDIDVPSNTKM from the coding sequence ATGACACATTCTCTGAGAGAAGTGTTTAAAGAGTACATGTCAGAACGGCGGATTCGAAAGAGCCGCCTTGTGAACAAAGATGGCCGCTGCAACATCGAGTACGGCAACGTGATGCACAAAAACCGCTTCGCCTACCTCCTAGACATATGGACCACCTTTGTGGAGACCCGATGGCGATATGTGATCTTGCACTTCGTGGCTTCTTTCACACTCAGCTGGTTCATCTTCGGCCTGGTTTGGTACTGGATTGCCCGAAACAACGGTGACCTCACATGGCAGAATCCACCCGAAGACCACGTATCATGTGTGGCGAACGTTGTGTGCATGACTACGGCATTTCTCTATTCGTTGGAGACCCAGACCACCATTGGCTACGGTAACAGATACATTACATATCTCTGTCCTGGAGCTGTTACGCTGATCATAATTCAGTCTCTTATGGGCTCCATTATCAACTGCTTCTGGTGTGGTGTGATCATGACAAAGATCGCCCTACCCAAAAAGAGAGCCAAGACTATACAGTTCAGCGAGTCCGCAGTGATCTGCCCCAAAAAGGGCACCCTCTGTCTTCAGATCCGCGTGGCCAACCTTCGCAAGACCCTAATGATCGGCAGTCAGATTTACGGCAAGCTGCTGAGGACGACGGTCACACCAGAGGGTGAAACCATCATTCTGGACCAGGTCAACATTGACTTCACCGTGGATGCTGGCATGGACAATCTTTTTTTCGTGTGTCCGCTGACCCTGTACCACGTTATCGATAAAGCAAGTCCATTCTATGAAATGGCGGTGGACACTTTACATCAGCAGGAGTTTGAGCTTGTGGTCTTCCTGGATGGCACGGCCGAGTCCACCAGCTCCTCCTGCCAGGTCAGGACTTCTTACATCCCCCAGGAAATCATGTGGGGTTACGACTTCCTCCCCATCATCTCCCGCACCAAGGAGGGAAAATACCGCGTGGACTTTTCCAACTTCTGCAAAGTGGTGGCCGTGCCAACCGCCCATTGCTCTCGTTGCTACCACAATGAGGCAGGGCATCATCACCACTCGATAACTGGCATTGAAAACCAGGGCTTTGAGGCGATTGACATTGATGTACCCAGCAATACCAAAATGTAA